ACCAAGTTCACTAGATTTGAGGGGTTTATCTGCTAAAAAACCATTACTTAATTGTAGGGTATTATGCATATACTGTGGCGTATACTCATTTCTTTGAGATAGAAGAAATTTATCATAATTCATGCTTCCCAGCATCATTTTTTGTCTCTTATACGCTTTTGGCAACATATCTAAAACCAAAATATCTGGTAAAGTATCATTGTTAATATCTGCAACATCAACCCCCATAGCATTGTAGGTTTCATGAGAAAGATAGGCCTTGCTAGATTCTATAAAAGTTGGATTTTCATTCGTATGAGATGCCCTATTAATGTATAAAATATCATCCGTAATAAAATCATTGGAAACATAAATATCAGGCAGATTATCTCCATTAAAATCATTGATTGCAACGCCCAACCCAAAGCCTTTACTATTCATATTTAAACGATCTGAAACATTTATATAAACCGGATGATTAACTCCTTGTATTGTTTCATTTTTTAATAGATAGTCGGACAAGTGATTAGGTAAGTACCTTTTAGGCATTGGTGTATTTTTATCATGCGTGGTATTCCCATTGTGCACGATATACACATCCAAATCCCCATCTAAATCATAATCAAAAAATACTGCTTGTTGTGCATAGTTTGCATCATCTAAACCATATGCCTTTGCTTCTTCTATGAATTTAGGTACTCCATTTTTAGTTAATCCTTGATTCACAAACAATAAATTCTGACAATTATCAGTACAATTTGCACCTCCTACACTTAAATAAATATCATCCCAACCGTCTGAATTTATATCTACTATAGAAACCCCAGTAACCCAAGTATTAGTAAAAAAATTAGCCTTTTCAGAAATATCTGTAAAGGTTAATTTTCCATTATTTAAATAGATTTTTGAAGAAACTTGATTTCCTGTAAATACAATATCTTGAAGACCGTCATTATTAAAATCTCCTATTCCGACACCTCCACCATTGTAACAGTATTGAAAATCGATTATATTGATTTCATTATTTTCTGTGATTGTATTTTCAAAATTTATGTTTGATGTATTTTCTGAAACATGTACAAATAAAAAATCCTCGTTATTCGTAACGCAACCTGTAAATAGTAACGATAGCAAAATAATAAGAGTAGAATATTTAAACATGATACAGCTAATATTTTTAATTAAAGCCAAGTATTTCTCTCAAAACACTTGGCCTAAAACTCAACTTCAATTAAACTTAACAACAATTCTTAATACCCCGGATTTTGCTTTAAATTAGGGTTTGCATCAATCTCTGAGCCTGGAATCCAAACTAGTTCATGTTTATTTTCTTGAAAAATTCCTCCACTTAACGATTTTGGATTTGCACCATGTAATGAAGTTGCTCCCATATAATCATCTGCAAGGCCCCAACGCACAAGATCAAAAAATCTATGCCCCTCACCTGCCAATTCCATGGCACGCTCATCTATTATTGCTTGACGCATTGCAGTTTGATCTAAACTTAAATCTGAAACTGTAGAAAGTTCTGCTCTTAAGCGAACCTGATCTACAAATGGTCCTGCAAGGTCTGGTTGATTGTTTTCATTCAGTGCTTCGGCAAGCATTAACAAAACATCTGCATACCTAATGATTCTCCAGTTATTACCTACATTAGTTCCTAGAAGATCTACTTGTTCTCTTGTTCCTAATTCCATTCCGGTATACTTTCTACTGAAAATTGGCTCTACACCAGCATCAATTGCAATCGTAACCGCATCAGAGGGTTCACCTTCCGGCTCAGGCGTTTCATCTCCCATATCCGTGACAAAATCTACACCACCATAACCTGTGGCTCCTGCATAATTATACGTTAGTGTTTCATTTCTTCTTATAACGTCATTATTATCATTGAACAAATCTTTTAACCAAGGGTTAATAACATGCCCTTTATCTGGTGACTTAACAGGAGGAGCATAATCAATATGATAATTCCCCATGGTGCCTGTTCCAGGAATATCTGTTCCCCAAATAAAAGTGGTCTGTCCTAAAAATTGTAGCTCAAAAACAGATTCTTGGTTATTTTCATTTGTACTTGAAAAATTATCACCATAAAATGATCCGGGAAGCAAACTGTATTTACCAACTAAACTCTGCAATGCAGTGATCGCTAATGGATACTCTTTCATGTATAAATAACTCTTCCCTTTTAATGCTGTTGCTGCACCTGCAGTCGGTCTACCTAAATCATCACCACTCCAACTATCTGGCAACATTCCTTCAGCCATTTCTAAATCGGCAATTATTTGTGCCCAAACTGCAGACGGTTCTGCTTGGTCTACTAATAAATTATCTAAATCTGGTAATGTTGTAATTAACGGTACACTACCGTATAAATTTAGTAAATACCAATAATCAAATGCTCTTAAAAAATAAGCCTGACCAATAAGACTATTTCTTATTTCTTCATCTGCTATATCTTCTTCATTAATATTTATGATGATATTGTTACATCTAGCGATTGATTTATACAATTGCTGAAACGGCTCTAATGCCCAACGATCTCCGGGATTTCCTTGTAAGGTAGACATCGCCGTATTACTCCCAAACGGAAATATATTAAACTCATCAGAACGCAATAATGCTCCTGTGTGCACTATTCTTCCCCAGAAAAAAGTATCTGTAATTGGGTGAAATGCTCCATTTACTGCGGCCTTTACCTGAGCTACAGAAGTACCAAAATTTTCTGTTGAAGTAGCATTATTATTTTCTTGATCCAAAACATCATCTGAACACGAACCAAATAAAACAATACTGGATAGCGCTAGTGCTAAATTTCTTGATTTAAAAATATTTTTCATTGTCTAATTTTTTAATTAAAATGTAGCTTGTACACCAAACATTATTGTTCTTGCATTCGGATATGCTCTTGCATCTAATCCTCTTCCTAATAACGGGTTAACATTATTTCTTAATCCCGGAACACCACTATCTCTATTTGCTCTACCTCCATTTGTAGAAGAAACATCTGGATCATACCCACTGTAACTAGTAAGTACAAATACATTTTGAACATTAAGAGATAAACGAACATCTTTCACCCAGTCTAAACCAGCAATACCGTCTCTAAAATTATATCCAACATCTAAATTTTTCAATCTGAAATAAGAACCGTCTTCTACAAAGAAAGAAGATGGAGCCTTATTACCAGCAGCATCTGATATAGAAGCTCTAGGAATATTAGTATCTGTATTTGAAGGCGTCCAAGAGTTTAAAACTTCAGTAAGTTTACCTCCATCTTGCCATAAAATACTATAATATCTACCCAAATTATAAATTTCATTTCCTTGTACCCCGTTAAAACTTAATCCAAAATCGAAATTCTTGTATTCAGCGTTAAAGTTTAAACCATAGGTAAAATCTGGTGTAGGATTACCTATGTTCGTAATATCATCTGCAGTTATAGCGCCGTCTCCATTTACATCAACTCTTACAAAATCTCCAGTTGCTGGATTTACTTTATCTTCTACTTTATACCCATAAAATGCACCAATGGACTCATTGGAAGTTGTTCTATTTACAATACGTTGATCTTCATCGATTGCTGGACCAAGAATTGGATTAGGCAAATCTCCTGCTTCACTTTTTAAATTGAAAGAAAAGTTGGTTCCTACTGTATACGTAAAATCACCATCATTTTTGCGATAGGTTAAATCCCACTCTAAACCATTATTGACAAGTGTTCCTGCATTTCTAGTAACAGGTATACTTACGCCACTTGTGGAAGGCACATTAATCCCAACCAATACGTCTTCTATATTCTTAGAATAGTAGTCCATTGTAAAATTCATCTTATTATTCATAAAAGCTAAATCGATGCCAATGTCAAACGTTTTTGATGTTTCCCATACTAAGGAAGGATCTGCCAAAGTGGTTTGCGACAAGCCTGTTGCTAAACCACCCCCGAATGAAGTATTAGAATTGGTTTGAAATGTAGCTTTCGTTGGATAAAATGTGTCAGGATATGAACCCAAAACACCATAAGAAGCACGTAATTTAAAATAATTGATAGCTTCTGATTTCCAAAAATCTTCGTCGCTAATATTCCATCCCGCAGAAAAAGAAGGGAAATACCCAACTCTATTCTCTGGAGCAAAACGAGAAGAAGCATCTCTTCTTATGGTAGCAGATACTAAATACTTACCATCATAACCATAATTTACACGTCCAAAATAGGATTGTAAAGCAGCCGCATTATTATCCCCTAACAATACCAATTGCTCGGTTGATGGCAATGCTCCAACATTTTGAATTACATTTGATGGAGTACCTTGCCCATAAACACCATTGCCTTTTTGTGTTTCTTTAAAAAGCGTATACCCTGCTACAGCGCCAAATTTGTGTACACCAAATTTTTTATCATAAGCTAAGGTAGGTTCTACCAAAATATTAACATCTTCTTGTCTGTAATCTGTTAAATCATTTTCTGTATTTACGTTTAAAACAGCATCTACATTACTCATGAAGTAAGTAGGCGTAAACTGAAAACTATTTCTGTTGGTATAATCTATACCAAAATTTAGTGATGCTGTTAACCCTTCTATGATTTCATAATCTAACTTTGCATTACCAAAAATAGTTCTCGTAGTTTCTAAATTATTTTCCAAGCTTGCTAAACCATACTGGTTGACACCACCTGGCCCATGAATTACTGATGAAGGAGCTTCAAAACCACCATCATTAGCAGTATTCGTAAAGGCCAAAGTTGGTACAGAAGCACCGTCCCAACCATACCAATTGTTCTCCTGTAGTTTACCTTCTGCAATACCTAAAGACTGAGTAAGTGTAAATTTCCCGAAATCTGACCTACTATTAAATCTCATATTAATTCTCTTGAAACCAGAACCTACCAAAATACCATCTTGATTAAAGTAATTTCCTGAAGCAAAATATGAAGTATGCTCTCCTCCACCAGAAATAGAAAAGCCTAAATCTTCAACAATTCCTGAACTTAAAGATTCATCTTGCCAATCTGTATTAACGCCATTATAAGTTACTCTTGTAGCCTCTCCATCGTTAGCAAAGCGTTGATTTAAATAATCTGTATATTGTTGACCATTGATATAATCTAACTTCTTACTAGGCGTATCAAAACCAATTCTTGAATTAATTTTAACCTCAACAGCCCTATTCTTCCTTCCGTGATTTGTTTTTATTAAAACAACACCATTCGCTGCTCTTGAACCATAAATAGAAGCTGCTGCTGCATCTTTAAGAATAGAGATATCTTCTATGTCTTGCGGATTTACATAATCCATATTATCAACAAATAATCCATCAACAATAAAAAGAGGATCTGCATTACTTAAAGAGTTAACCCCTCTGATAAAAACATTTGCAGAACCTCCAGGCTGACCACCAAAACTCTCTACCTGTATTCCCGAAAGTTTTCCTTGCAATGCTGTTGTAGGGTTACTTGCAACCACATTAACAATGGCTTCCTTTTTAATTGTAGCAACTGCACTGGTAAGTTCTCGCTTATTTGAAGTTCCGTATCCTACAATAACCACTTCGCCTAATGCCTGAGCGTCTGGCTCTAGAGTAATATTTACAGTAGATCTACCCGCTATAGGGATTGCTTGAGTTGCATACCCAATATAGCTAAAAACTAATACACTATTTTCAGTCAAATCTGAAAACGTATAATTACCGTCAAAATCTGTTGTAATTCCGTTTGTTGTTCCTTTTACCACAATATTTACACCAGGTAAAGGGCCATCTACATCGGAAACAATTCCTGAGACCTTTCCGGTTTGCGCAAAAGCAATACTACTCAGTAATACTAAAGCCAAACCAATAAATTGTTTGAGTGTTTTTCTGATCATAAGAATCAATGTTAATTAATAGTTTTTTTAAGTTAGTTAATTAAAACATAAGCCATTATAATAGTCTATGATAGTCTATGCTACTATGCAAATATAATTATATTTTAATAATATCAAAATATTATGTAGTTAATTTGAGAATATCACATATTAGTACGCCTATTTATATGCATACTATATAATAGTAAAAATAACCTCTAAGTAAGTTTATAGGGAGTTTCTTTTGATTAGATCCGAAGGCATAATCAATTGTGTAATTTTTTTATTTTTAATATGGCTCGCCGCTTTTCTTGCCATTTCTTTAAAATCCGTAGAAATAGTAGTGATCCCTCCGAAAATAATTTCTTTAACCACATGATCATTGTGAGACAAGATTCCAATTTCTTTGCCTACTTTAAACTCACTGTTTCTAATATCCTTTAAAACATCCCAGAGGTAGGTGTCACTTACAAAAAAATAGACGTTTCCTCTCTGAACAGCTCCAGGTTTATATTTTTCCAAAATACTATTGCTTATAGAATAGTCTGAACAAAATCTATTAAAAGCATTTAATATGCCAACAGGATAATCTGCATCCTCCTTGAAGAAAAGTATAAATTTTTTGTATTTGGTAATTTTCGGAAGCAGTTCTACCAATTTGGAATAAGTAGATTCCTCAAACTCTTGCGCTATATAGGAATATGATTTATTCAGCGGTATGAACCTATCTATAATTAATAACTTCTCAGGAGGAATTACCTCCATAAGAGGCCTTAAATTTAAATCTGGAATAGGAGCAACGACGTACATACCATATTTGCCTTGTATATTTTGGAATACACTACTAAATATAGCACTATTATTATGATGAAAAAAAACATCAATTTGATATTTTTTACCAAGTTCTTTTCTAAAGGTATTATAAAATTCTTCTTGAAAACGTTGAAAAGAAAACAAGATGAGTGCCACCCTCAACACTACTTTAGTTTCTTCACTTACAACAAAATACCCTTTGAGTTTTTTTGATTCTATGAGTCCACGATCTTTGAGCTCTTCATAAGCCTTAACGATAGTTTTTCTTGCAAACCCTAATTCAGAGACCATTGTATTAATAGAAGGCAATTGATCTCCTATTTTTAGAATACCAGATTGTATAGCATCTAATACTCCATGAACTATTTGCTCATGTTTTGATAATAAATTTACCTCTTGAAGGTTTTTTATTTTATCTATTAACGTCATCTTAAAAAAATCAATCGTACATAAGAATACTATTACAAAATAAATATCGAGAAATTTATCTAGAATAAATAGTATTCAAAAAAAAAACCCATCAATTTCTTGATGGGTTTTAAATTATCGGTGGGCCTTGTAGGATTCGAACCTACGACCCCCTGCTTGTAAGGCAGGTGCTCTAAACCAACTGAGCTAAAAGCCCGATTTGCAAAACTTGTTTCGTTAAGCGAGTGCAAATATATAATAGTTTTTCAATTCTCAAAAGAAAAAAATGATTTTTTTTATAAAATTTCTGCTACAACAAAAGTACTTCCTCCTACATAGATAAAATCTTCATCAGACGCTGCCATCAAAGCACTTTCAAGTGCCTTATTTACAGAAGAATAAGATGCTCCGATCAATTTATGTGCTCCCGCAGTATTTTTTAAAATAATTTCATCTAAACCTCTATTTATTTTTGGTGCACAAAAATAATAAGTCGCTTCTTTAGGAAAAAGCGGTAAAATTAGCGCCAGGTCTTTATCTTTCACAAAACCTAAAACCACATGCAACTGATCATATTCTTGTTTCAATAACTGATTAACTACTATTTTAATTCCGTCTGAATTGTGTGCGGTATCGCAAACTACGGTTGGATGTTCCGATAGTGTTTGCCACCTCCCTAAAAGACCTGTATTTACAATAACATTCAACAAGCCCCTCTCAATAGCTTCTTTTGACACCTGAAACCCCTTAAGCTTATGAATAACCTCAAGTACACCTTTCATGTTTTTCTCTTGATAGGAGCCTAATAAGCTAGTCTGATAGAGTTCTACTACGACTTGATCAGCAAACGTAATTTCAGCACCCTTAGATTCTGCAATGGCCTTAAAAACATCTTGAGTTTCTAATTGCGTTTCACTCACCACCACAGGAACATCATTCTTTATAATCCCAGCTTTCTCCGCCGCAATTTTTGCAAGCGTGTCACCTAGCATTTCTATATGATCTAAACCTATATTTGTAATTAAAGAAACTTCTGGAATAACAATATTTGTAGAATCCAAACGGCCACCTAATCCGACCTCTACAATAGCTATATCAATATTTTGAGTTACAAAATAATCAAACGCCATCCCTACAGTCATTTCAAAAAAAGACAACTTATTTTCTTGGAGGTACTCAAAATTAGCTGCTATAAAGTCAACTACTTCTTGCTCACTAATACTGCTACCATTAATTTTTATTCGCTCTCTAAAATCCTTTAAATGGGGAGAGGTATACAAACCCACCTTATACCCTGCCTCTTGTAAGATAGATGCAAGCATATGACTACTAGAACCCTTTCCGTTGGTCCCAGCTACATGTATACTTTTAAATTTATTCTCTGGATTGTTTAAATGTGTAGAAAATTTGATAATGCCATCCAATTTACCTGAATGTGCAATGACTCCTTTTTGTTGATACATTGGAAGTTGCGCAAACATCCAATCTAACACCTCTTGATAAGTCATTTTCTAGTCCCTCAATTTAAAATTTATCACAACAAAACCAACTTGTTGGTTAGGTGCATTAGGGTCAGGTTTCCAGGAATGAGAGCGCGCTGTTTGCTCTGCAGGCTTCATCAAACAAGGATTTGTATTTGTAGTCCCTTTTACTCCTGGGGTAGCACTAATTACACGACCAGTTCTATCTACCACAATTTTAACCACAACCCTACCTTCTTCGTTACAGTCTTGTTTTACAGAACTACTCCCTGATAATGATCTACCATTTAAACCATAGCCACCTGTACCATTTCCAGAACCTGGAGCCCCATAGTAACTTGTTGCATAAGGATCTCCGTTAGGATTACCCTTATCACCAGCTTTATTATCATTACCCTCACCACCAGATGCTGAACCGTCGGATTGATTAAGTCCTCCCATCATTTCATCAAGCTTTTTCTTTTTAGCGTCTTGTTCTTTCTGAGCTTTTACTTTTGCTTCTTGCTTTTCACGAGCAACGCGATCTGCCGCAGTCTTAGCTGCCTTTTCTGCTGCATCTGCCTTTCGCTTAGCTTCCTTTTGCTGCTTAATTACTAAAGACTCTTCACTATCCTGAGTAACCACTTTTTCAGTTGGTTGTTCACTCGATGCGGTTTCCTCTGGAACTACTTCCTCTACTTTTTCCTGTTGAGAAGGCGGTACTACAGGTTTATCTATAGGTTCTGATTTAATTTTTTCTTTTGGTTGAACAGTACCACTTCCGTACTCTGTTGTCCCAAAATTTATAGAAATTCCATTTTCTTCAGGAGGATCTAAATAAGTTAGTCCCACATAGAAAAGCACCAACAACAGTAAACTTAAAAGTACTGTTGTTAGTGTAAAAGATTTCTTCTTGTGTCTCGTGTCTAGTAATGACATTATTTTGGTCGCACTGCCAATATCACCTTGTACTTATTCTTATTTGCAATATCCATAACGCTAACTGCTTCTTTAATTGCAACGCTTTCTTCTGCTCTTAGAATAATTGTAGGGTTCTCTTGTCCTTTTAGTGCTTTTTTTAGTTCAATTTCTATATACTCTCCATTAATTCTCTCATTATTAACGAAGTACTCTAAATCTTTATTAATACTTACAGAAACATTCTGAGTACTTGTAGATTTCCCTTTTGCTTTTGGCAATAATAAATCTAATGCATTTGGTGAGTTAGACGTTAACATAAAAAACACCAATAACAAGAATACAATATCTGTCATTGAAGACATACTGAAATCTGGACTAACTTTATTTCTTCCTTTTAGTTTCATAACTAAAAATTAAAGAGGTTCGTTTAATAAATCCAAGAAATCAACAGCATTTGCTTCCATGCTATGAACAACTTTATCTGTTCTATTCACCAAATGGTTATATCCAATGTAAGCAATAATTCCTACAATTAAACCCGCTACCGTAGTTGTCATTGCCGTATAAATACCTGATGCTAAAGAACCCATTTCTGCCTGACCACCACTTGAAGCCATTTCATGGAACGCTAAAATCATACCAATTACAGTACCTAAAAACCCAATCATAGGGGCAGCACCAGCAACAGTAGCCAAAATACTAACATTTTTCTCTAGTTTGTACACTTCTAATGTACCAGCATTTTCTATGGCTTTATTGATATCTTCTAAAGGCTTACCTATACGAGATATTCCTTTTTCAGTTAACCTAGCTACAGGAGAATCTGTTTGAGCACAAAGCAATTTTGCAGCTTCTAATTTTCCGTTTGACACATGATCACGAATTTGATTCATGAAATTTTTATCAATTTTTGATGCTGCTTTTATAGCAAATATTCTTTCGAAATAAATGTACAAGGCAACAAAAAGCATTACAAATAATACTGAGATAATAATGATACTCCCTGCACCACCATCAATAATTAAATCGATGATGGAAAGTGTTTTTTCTTCAGGTAAAGCATCTCCTATTTGAGCCTCTTCAACAAGGTCTTGGAACAATAACATATACATATTCTATTAAGTTGCTGTTATAACGGTATTATACGGATAAAATTATACGTTTAAAATAAAATTTCTCATCAAAATGAAAACAACCGCTCCAGATAGAAATCCTATCAAGGCTAACCAAGATATTTTCTTGAAATACCAGAAGAAATCTATTTTTTCCATTCCCATTGCAACAACACCTGCAGCAGAACCAATAATCAGCATACTACCACCTGTACCTGCAGAATACGCTATAAAATGCCAAGCCGGTTCATCTAACCCTATTTGGAACATTCCGATACTTGCTGCTACCAATGGCACGTTATCAATAACCGCAGAACCTACCCCTAACAACAAGACCACTAAATCAGAAATTATTGTAGAATGTAGTTCAGTTCCTAATCTTGGAACAGAATCATTTAAAACTCCTGCAAAGTCAAAAAGTAAGCCTAATGATTCTAATGCCGCAACAGCTAACAATATACCTAAGAAAAACAAAATACTTGGCAATTCAATTTTAGATAGAGAACTGTGTACCGGACTATGATGACCTGCAGCATCTGATTCTCCATCTATTGTAGAAATACTAAATTTAGAACTACTATATATCTCTGCAAAAGTTGCAACGAAAGCTAATGACAGCATCATCCCCATATAAGGAGGCAAATGTGTTACTGTTTTAAAAATTGGTACAAAAATAATTGCCCCTAATCCCAAATAAAACATTACTGCTCCATATTTAGATTTAGGTTTATCATTATCAGATCCATCATCTTCAATACTTCCTTTAAAAACCTTCATGCGAGATGCAATAAATGTTGGAATAACAAAACAGAATATTGACGGAATTAATACATGCTCTACTAAAACACCTGCAGTAACTTTATTCGCAATCCATAACATTGTTGTCGTAACATCTCCTATTGGAGACCAAGCACCACCTGCATTTGCAGCTATAATAATCAAACCTGCAAACCACAGTCTTAAATCGCGTTCTTTAATTAATTTCTGAAGTATCGTTATCAACACGATAGTAGCCGTAAGGTTATCTATAATTGCTGACAAGACAAATGCCAACGAAGAAATAATCCATAACAGACTCCCTTTCTTTTTGGTTTTTATATACCCTTTAATCGTAGAAAAACCATCAAAGTAATCTATAATTTCAACAATAGTCATCGCTCCTAATAAGAAAACTAAAATTTCAGCTGTTTTCCCTAAATGATGAAGTAAAACACCCTCTAAGTGATGCGCCTCCTTCCCTACTCCTGGAATAATCTCATAAACATCCATATGTGTCAATGCGATAATAGCCCATA
This genomic stretch from Cellulophaga algicola DSM 14237 harbors:
- a CDS encoding RagB/SusD family nutrient uptake outer membrane protein produces the protein MKNIFKSRNLALALSSIVLFGSCSDDVLDQENNNATSTENFGTSVAQVKAAVNGAFHPITDTFFWGRIVHTGALLRSDEFNIFPFGSNTAMSTLQGNPGDRWALEPFQQLYKSIARCNNIIININEEDIADEEIRNSLIGQAYFLRAFDYWYLLNLYGSVPLITTLPDLDNLLVDQAEPSAVWAQIIADLEMAEGMLPDSWSGDDLGRPTAGAATALKGKSYLYMKEYPLAITALQSLVGKYSLLPGSFYGDNFSSTNENNQESVFELQFLGQTTFIWGTDIPGTGTMGNYHIDYAPPVKSPDKGHVINPWLKDLFNDNNDVIRRNETLTYNYAGATGYGGVDFVTDMGDETPEPEGEPSDAVTIAIDAGVEPIFSRKYTGMELGTREQVDLLGTNVGNNWRIIRYADVLLMLAEALNENNQPDLAGPFVDQVRLRAELSTVSDLSLDQTAMRQAIIDERAMELAGEGHRFFDLVRWGLADDYMGATSLHGANPKSLSGGIFQENKHELVWIPGSEIDANPNLKQNPGY
- a CDS encoding SusC/RagA family TonB-linked outer membrane protein, translated to MIRKTLKQFIGLALVLLSSIAFAQTGKVSGIVSDVDGPLPGVNIVVKGTTNGITTDFDGNYTFSDLTENSVLVFSYIGYATQAIPIAGRSTVNITLEPDAQALGEVVIVGYGTSNKRELTSAVATIKKEAIVNVVASNPTTALQGKLSGIQVESFGGQPGGSANVFIRGVNSLSNADPLFIVDGLFVDNMDYVNPQDIEDISILKDAAAASIYGSRAANGVVLIKTNHGRKNRAVEVKINSRIGFDTPSKKLDYINGQQYTDYLNQRFANDGEATRVTYNGVNTDWQDESLSSGIVEDLGFSISGGGEHTSYFASGNYFNQDGILVGSGFKRINMRFNSRSDFGKFTLTQSLGIAEGKLQENNWYGWDGASVPTLAFTNTANDGGFEAPSSVIHGPGGVNQYGLASLENNLETTRTIFGNAKLDYEIIEGLTASLNFGIDYTNRNSFQFTPTYFMSNVDAVLNVNTENDLTDYRQEDVNILVEPTLAYDKKFGVHKFGAVAGYTLFKETQKGNGVYGQGTPSNVIQNVGALPSTEQLVLLGDNNAAALQSYFGRVNYGYDGKYLVSATIRRDASSRFAPENRVGYFPSFSAGWNISDEDFWKSEAINYFKLRASYGVLGSYPDTFYPTKATFQTNSNTSFGGGLATGLSQTTLADPSLVWETSKTFDIGIDLAFMNNKMNFTMDYYSKNIEDVLVGINVPSTSGVSIPVTRNAGTLVNNGLEWDLTYRKNDGDFTYTVGTNFSFNLKSEAGDLPNPILGPAIDEDQRIVNRTTSNESIGAFYGYKVEDKVNPATGDFVRVDVNGDGAITADDITNIGNPTPDFTYGLNFNAEYKNFDFGLSFNGVQGNEIYNLGRYYSILWQDGGKLTEVLNSWTPSNTDTNIPRASISDAAGNKAPSSFFVEDGSYFRLKNLDVGYNFRDGIAGLDWVKDVRLSLNVQNVFVLTSYSGYDPDVSSTNGGRANRDSGVPGLRNNVNPLLGRGLDARAYPNARTIMFGVQATF
- a CDS encoding GntR family transcriptional regulator, translating into MTLIDKIKNLQEVNLLSKHEQIVHGVLDAIQSGILKIGDQLPSINTMVSELGFARKTIVKAYEELKDRGLIESKKLKGYFVVSEETKVVLRVALILFSFQRFQEEFYNTFRKELGKKYQIDVFFHHNNSAIFSSVFQNIQGKYGMYVVAPIPDLNLRPLMEVIPPEKLLIIDRFIPLNKSYSYIAQEFEESTYSKLVELLPKITKYKKFILFFKEDADYPVGILNAFNRFCSDYSISNSILEKYKPGAVQRGNVYFFVSDTYLWDVLKDIRNSEFKVGKEIGILSHNDHVVKEIIFGGITTISTDFKEMARKAASHIKNKKITQLIMPSDLIKRNSL
- a CDS encoding bifunctional folylpolyglutamate synthase/dihydrofolate synthase translates to MTYQEVLDWMFAQLPMYQQKGVIAHSGKLDGIIKFSTHLNNPENKFKSIHVAGTNGKGSSSHMLASILQEAGYKVGLYTSPHLKDFRERIKINGSSISEQEVVDFIAANFEYLQENKLSFFEMTVGMAFDYFVTQNIDIAIVEVGLGGRLDSTNIVIPEVSLITNIGLDHIEMLGDTLAKIAAEKAGIIKNDVPVVVSETQLETQDVFKAIAESKGAEITFADQVVVELYQTSLLGSYQEKNMKGVLEVIHKLKGFQVSKEAIERGLLNVIVNTGLLGRWQTLSEHPTVVCDTAHNSDGIKIVVNQLLKQEYDQLHVVLGFVKDKDLALILPLFPKEATYYFCAPKINRGLDEIILKNTAGAHKLIGASYSSVNKALESALMAASDEDFIYVGGSTFVVAEIL
- a CDS encoding energy transducer TonB — protein: MSLLDTRHKKKSFTLTTVLLSLLLLVLFYVGLTYLDPPEENGISINFGTTEYGSGTVQPKEKIKSEPIDKPVVPPSQQEKVEEVVPEETASSEQPTEKVVTQDSEESLVIKQQKEAKRKADAAEKAAKTAADRVAREKQEAKVKAQKEQDAKKKKLDEMMGGLNQSDGSASGGEGNDNKAGDKGNPNGDPYATSYYGAPGSGNGTGGYGLNGRSLSGSSSVKQDCNEEGRVVVKIVVDRTGRVISATPGVKGTTNTNPCLMKPAEQTARSHSWKPDPNAPNQQVGFVVINFKLRD
- a CDS encoding ExbD/TolR family protein, yielding MKLKGRNKVSPDFSMSSMTDIVFLLLVFFMLTSNSPNALDLLLPKAKGKSTSTQNVSVSINKDLEYFVNNERINGEYIEIELKKALKGQENPTIILRAEESVAIKEAVSVMDIANKNKYKVILAVRPK
- a CDS encoding MotA/TolQ/ExbB proton channel family protein; translation: MLLFQDLVEEAQIGDALPEEKTLSIIDLIIDGGAGSIIIISVLFVMLFVALYIYFERIFAIKAASKIDKNFMNQIRDHVSNGKLEAAKLLCAQTDSPVARLTEKGISRIGKPLEDINKAIENAGTLEVYKLEKNVSILATVAGAAPMIGFLGTVIGMILAFHEMASSGGQAEMGSLASGIYTAMTTTVAGLIVGIIAYIGYNHLVNRTDKVVHSMEANAVDFLDLLNEPL
- the nhaD gene encoding sodium:proton antiporter NhaD, giving the protein METIIIIVFVLGYLAITLEHNLKIDKLIPALGMMAILWAIIALTHMDVYEIIPGVGKEAHHLEGVLLHHLGKTAEILVFLLGAMTIVEIIDYFDGFSTIKGYIKTKKKGSLLWIISSLAFVLSAIIDNLTATIVLITILQKLIKERDLRLWFAGLIIIAANAGGAWSPIGDVTTTMLWIANKVTAGVLVEHVLIPSIFCFVIPTFIASRMKVFKGSIEDDGSDNDKPKSKYGAVMFYLGLGAIIFVPIFKTVTHLPPYMGMMLSLAFVATFAEIYSSSKFSISTIDGESDAAGHHSPVHSSLSKIELPSILFFLGILLAVAALESLGLLFDFAGVLNDSVPRLGTELHSTIISDLVVLLLGVGSAVIDNVPLVAASIGMFQIGLDEPAWHFIAYSAGTGGSMLIIGSAAGVVAMGMEKIDFFWYFKKISWLALIGFLSGAVVFILMRNFILNV